GCATTCAAGTGATTCACACTTTAGCATAATGCAATCTTATTATGTAACTATGTAAGACTGCATCGCAGGCTTTCTGTCTCTGGCTCTAATAGGCCTATGATGCCACATCCCATAATCGTGTCTGTCTTATCTGCAGTCACCTCAAGATAAACAATTAACAAAAAGTCACATTTGGTTCAATGAGCTGAAGGTACACTATTCCTTAAAAGTGCAACCatgaattaattttaaaaactattgtatgccttgtttttctgttgatcCCATCACATTTAAGCCCAACAGGTGCATTTTATCAAAATTATGACTCTGTGGGAATTTATAGTAGTTAGTGGGGCATCTTAAGTATTGTTAAATATTACAAGTTTTAAATTCATACCGAATTTAATCTTTTATACACAGCATATATATCTGCATGCTCACATATCTAGCCTGTCTCTTAGAGAAATGGAGGACAACTTTAcataaaattaaacaaacatactaacaaaaaacataacCACAATGAAAAAGAACTGGGTTCTGAGAAACAAATACCACCAGCCTGACATGTGACCTCATTTGAATACCAAAATGTTAGGCACATGCCAGTTGCCGCGTGCTGTTCCTCTCATTCAGCAGCCACACCACCCACACGTGCTGCCGTTAGAGGTGTGGTACGATCTACGCATTTACCGGCCAACCGGCGCTCTGAATGCTTCTGATTGGCCAAGCATCTGAGCCAATGAGGAAGATCGAACTTTTACTCAGCCAATGGCGGCCCTGTACCTACCCAGCACGTGTAGCGTCAGTTGTGCTTCGTGTGTACATTTCACACAGATTCGAAATCTGACCAATATAAACGAAACACGGGCAGGAGAGATAGAAGAAACCAACCGGGTGGGACTGAACGGAAACGGGATAACAGGCGCAACTGCTGTGTGGACACATATGCTCCCAAAAATAGTCGTTAGCGTTAGCGTTTTTGAGGCTAGTTCAAGATTTGAAATTGTTCAACTTGTTCAAGTAGCGTACCTTCTCTTGCTGTTCTGTTTATACGTTTTTTTGTGAATCCAACCCTGCTCTGGCTAGAAGGTAAGAATTTCCCCTccgaccttttctgttttttttagagaaagttttctgttttctcagtCTCGACTTATAAATTGCCTTACGTTAAATAGGATAAGACACTTTGGGTCATATACAGTCTGGCTAATATTAATTTCCTGACTGATCAGGCTCAAACCTCTGTTTGTATGCGTGCTTGCTGTTTTTCGcaaatatatatagtacatcTACGTAAATTGGTTCGCAAGTTAGAATTATCTTCCCTTTTTTGCATTTGTAGAAAAGTAACGTTTGCCATGGTTGTAGGAATTTGTCACATCACCAGCGGTGACGAACATGCTATAAaactatgtcaaaaatgttttatgtcaaACCACATAACTAGCAGGTGAAATGTTTGCTACTGCTGTTGAGATTAATCACCGTAAATACCGGACGTAAACATTAGTTTATATTGGAACACAAAGCGCGAACgcgacgcacacacacgcacacacacgcacacacacacacacacacacacacacacNNNNNNNNNNcacacacacacacacacacacacacacacacacacacacacacactcacgacTTGATTTGCATAGTTGTCCTCATCtcaactcactcactcactcacaagTTGATTTGCACACCGTAGTTGTCCTCAGCTCAGTTATAATATTCTTGTTGAGACTTGGTGTAGACATTACTCACAGCTTCTGGCGACAAGTACCATTTCTAATTTGTACTGCATGAAAAAGGATTGTGTTTAGGTTGTTTTTCTGGATATCGAGCTGCAATATGAATAACCACGTTCATATACACCCATTACTCTGTAATAGGGGTTGATGTAATGTCAGTATTGTGATTCTACATGAGAAGATTTTTGCAGTGATATAGCTTGTGTTTTCCTGGTCTTCAAAGCCTCCACTACACAATTTTTAAACGTGCACACTTTTAAGTAATGAGTACTATGATGATGACGATTCTGTGTCAATTTCTTCTACAAAGCAATAATACTAAAAATATAGGGACCTTTATATTTTGCCAGTATCACATTGcactaaatctttttttttgagtactttattttcattttcaagtttACAAGAACAagagcaaacacaaacaaacaacccccaccctccctcccAAAAGGATGCTCCAACATTTCACAATAGGTATACAATGTTTTGAGGTCAGTCATAATCTAGATAGGGCTGCCAAATTTTAATAAAGGTGTTGTATTGCTTACTAAGGTTATCTGTTATTTTTTCTAAAGCCACACAGTTATTCATTTCTAAATACCATTTAGTTATGGACAGAGGGGAATCAGACTTCCATGTGACAGCAATACACATTGCACTAAATGTTTAACAGAATAGTCACCACACAGATGGAAATATCTTATAAATGCTTTGATTGTTGCAGTTGGACATCTACAGATTTCCTTTAGTATGTTGTATACTGATAATGTAATACTTGGAACCTAACTATTTGATTTTGCCCAGTGCCAAAAGATGTATTTATTGAGGTTCTCTTTGGACATTATTATCTCCCTGTCTCCCCAGATGAATTCATTGGGCAGTTCTTCCAAATGGCCATCTTCTGACTCGCTGACCTCCACCTCAAGCTTTCTCCTCAGTGAGAGTGAGCAGACTGAGGATGAAGCAGACGTCTTCTCTGAGGGAGAAGGGGACAGTGGAATAAGAAAGTCCCTCTCAGGCGATGAAGGAATCACACTCTCTGGAGGTTACCTTAAATTTCCACCACATTCAGATCAGCTGCACTCAATGTCTAAGAGCGACCAGCCTGAACACTGCCCTGATGAAGCTAAGCGTCTCAACCCAGCCTCTTTTTCTGGAGCTGCCACATTAGGCTCATCTTCAGCAACACCAGGAGACCTGGCCTTTGCTCAGAAAGTGAGCAACTTTAAACTGATTCTTAGgtctttgtttcatttttttttgtcaaccaaATGGCAAAGCAGCCGTAGTAGTAAAACTAAATCTTTGTCCTTATTGTCTCAGTGTGCAGATTTGCGGAGGTTTATCGGCCCTTTGCTTGAGCTTCTCCATGGACTAAATACTGGACGGTATAACAGAGGTATGTAGTTGAGCAATATCAAACATGATTGATGGTCTAGATGATGCAGTGTatatatgacacatgcctttggtgtgggagatctgggttcaattcccactgcgatacatcaaccaatgtgtccctgagcaaggcatttaacccatagttgctccagaggcgtgcaacctctgatatatagcaaattgtaagtcactttggataaaagcgtcagctaaatgacatgtaatgtaatcttATGTTTAAGTGCATCCTGTAATTAAAGTGCATTTGTTCCTTGACATTTGGATTGTATATTTTGATTGTGGCAGGTCTATCCAGTTTCCAGCAGAGTGTTGCAATAGACAGATTACAGAGGATTCTTGGAATTCTACAGAAGCCTGAAATGGGGTAAGACCAACAAAAGTagtaattataattttttattattatgacagTCGTGAAAATGGGGATTTTGTCATTGTCATCTATACCCAACTGTCAACATTGTCATTAATGCTGGTTTCTTAACATTTGTATTTCTACAGTGAGAAATACCTCCAAAACCTGCTGCAGATAGAGATGATGCTCAAAATATGGTTTCCTCGGGTGGCATTTCAGCCCATGGATATACAGAGCAAGACCTTCACTCCCAGAGTTCGACCACACTGGCGCCAAAACCAGCTCCACATGCCAGTTAAGGTGCGCTTCATATTGGATGTTACCTATGTTACCATATGACAGTGCCTTTACTGGTGTACATTAATTAAACAATATGCCTCATGGAACTGAGATGTTACAATTACAATACTAAACTTGATCTTTATAATAAAACAGGCATTTGTTTTAACAAACCAAGTATCCACGTGaagtatattataatatacagcCAGGCAGAAGAAGGTACAACAAGATAAAAAGAGAGAACGCAAAAACAATATTACTGTAAAAGATCTGAAGGTACTATTTTAAGCATGATTATAAGAGGCTTAAAGATATTCAGCAGGGGAGTCTGAAGCTTACACTCTCCAGGCTTGTGTCTTTGATAGCTGTCAAGATTCTATTTAAAAGATTGGTCCATTACATCTTGGCTTTTATTTAGAACCTCAAAGAACAAAGCTCAACTCATGTTCTAATAAACTGCAGTTTTCCTTTAAGACCTTGGTTTGTCATGGTTCTTATTTTTGGTTTTCCTTTTCCGTTCCAGAAGAGAAAACTGAGCTTGTCAGAGAACAACAACTCCAGTGAAGTCCTGACCAAGAAAAAGCACTttcaacatgaaaaacattggagCTGCCAGGCTGCGACTCCACTTGACACTGTTTCGACACGTCTACCTGGATCATCTAAAAAACCGAGAGCTCCAGAGGATGAAACAGTTGAGGGCAGCCGTACAACTGAACATGAGTTTACATACAGCACTGGCACTTTAAGCAGGCCGTTATATTTATGTAGCAAGAGAGAAAATAAGACTCGGAAGCAGTCTGCGATTTCTCTGCCCTCGTCTTGTGAAATCCCAGCTACACAGGACAGCTCAGTGTCCTCAAGTGACATCATAACAACTACAACTGACTCACCTTAGCTGGCCTTAGCTCACCTTGCTACCACGTGGAGGTGCCTTTGCATGCCAGTCTGAGTAAAGGCAAAGGGCGGACCTGATTACACAAGTATAACGTTAGGCGCAGAGCTAGTCTGCGATGGCTGCAAGGCATGTAAAaccagaagaggaggaggaggaggagcagcagaatGCACAGGCACTCATTAACCCCTAACTATCCAGTATGGTTTTTGATTACACCAAAATTATTTCAGTTATATACAGGACCTTGTCTGTAAAAGTATCACCTTTTTTGTATACTTTACCTTTTGCTAAGTTAAAAAGACGTGGAAATACTTTATGTGTAATGCGTTCAAGCAATCTGTgctctgttttgtattttttcatatGACGACGCAGCCCAAACAGTAACAATATGCAGTTTCATAACACTGGTGAAAAATAGAAATAACCAATATCAATTGTATGTAAGTGAGAAAACACAGATGATCATTGCTGGTATAGTTTAAAGCTGAAACCAGTAGTCAGTTGtccatgataataaaaaaaaattcttttcaTCTTCTTATGTGAGGATATGACAGGAATTTGTAATGTGTTTTaactattttattacattttatagaccaactaataaaaatgaatagaaGAAATAATTGGCAGGTTAATTTGTAATAAGAgaaattgttagttgcagcgcTATACAGTTacaaaaaatatgaacaccaaTGATTAAATTGACATTTAGGAAggttgaaattattattattttgcctACTGAGTGATTGTAAAATATGGTAGAGCAAAAGAATGTAGCCGCTGCCAAAATGTGCCaaacaaaacagttttacaTAATCATATCATTTTCACCTTACTTCACAGTCACTACTTCTTTATTTATTAgcacttaacacacacacacacacacacacaagaatacATATAGTTAAACTCATAGATACAGAGCTAAATACTGCCCAGGAAATACCACAGCCTTATTAATAAATGTTAAGATAATAAGGAAATATGAAATTCTTGGCTGGATGTTAATATGTCATCTATGTCAGAAGTTAGCCAGTGAAAGAACTTGTTTGGTTTAGAAAgagttgaaaaaaggaacattttattACACAAATGAGTgactattttttatattatagaACAGGCATGACATATGTGTATTTTATCCTGTGATACACATTTGTTAACATCAAATACTTATTCATTAAAGATCTGTTTAAGAGGATGAgtacttaaaaaaatgttgaatccATCGATGGATACTTGAATCAGACACTATTCAGACTAAATTTAGCCTATTGTTAGGCTTATTGTTCACATAAAATACTTTATTGTTCACTCAAAGAGCTTTACTATTATGTATTAAAGAATATCATGGaactgtgataaaaaaaaaaaaaatctttttttcatagCATTTTGGCCATTTGCACCACCATATTTCAAATGTAGATATTCATGTTAAATGAGGTTTCATCTTTGGTGGTTTTGTCACCAGTTAGCCTTACTTCTATGACATAAAGGTAACCATAAATCAATGCAAACCAAATGTGCTGCTGTGGAGATGTAGATCTAATTAGTCATTTTTATTATCCCTCAGTTATGTtatttaaaatagaaactgtaatcATGTGGAGGagaatttctttgtttattataattaaattgTGATTATTGGCGACTGGTTGATAAATgcacatatttttttatatattaaatgAATGATGTGTTTCATTAAAATGCTGTATGTTTGTTGATTTCTGGAATGAAAAACACTAATAGTCCAAGCTTTACTGAGATCATTACATTTGTCCTGCTTCAACATATAACGTTTGTTATGTGTTAGCTGCATACCACttagaaattaaatgaattCAGGCCCACTGAGCAGCAGCCAGAGCTCTTATTTGCCAGCTGGTATGTGTTGGCaggagtttttttaatttagaataATTCTTTTTCTGAATACAATAGTCGTCTCTAATATATTGGTTAGTTGATTTATTATGATTAACAATTAAAAGTAggatgttttggtggaacaccaCCACCATGAGACAGATaagtacagttaaaaaaaactttgcaacACTTCatgtcagagggaaatattgcaAGCCTACTCTttattccactacatttatttgacggCTATAGTTCATTTAATAGGGTTAGGGTAgactcgctttgccagaccctcctccaaagcgtgAGGGTTTGGGTAAGAACGTCATGTTAAGCCAGTCAGACGCAGCGTAGGGCTTCGCCATCCTAGTATTTTCTTTCCTGTGCTTGCGGGTAGATCCTGAATCGGATCTGCTAGAATGGTCTTTATAATGTCTATGGTTATGTTTGTAGATGAAGAGTGgggattggttagggttagggggagaataccagggtaagccaatcagaggcagaataaGGCGGGCCACGAGGCACGTCTAGTGGATCCAAACTAGCATCCCCAATGCTGGTGGCAGGCATGGACAGTTAAAGTAGGTGGTTCATGTATTAGCTTCCGTGGCAATAGGTGGCGCCATACTCATGTCTTGTTTGCGGAAGTGTCCTTCATCAATCACTCCACCAGCAACGAGTAAACAGACCTGCAGGATGTCGCAAGGCGCTAAGTTTAAGCCTTAAATATTATGTAAACTACTCGCTGTG
Above is a window of Etheostoma spectabile isolate EspeVRDwgs_2016 chromosome 14, UIUC_Espe_1.0, whole genome shotgun sequence DNA encoding:
- the ciarta gene encoding circadian associated repressor of transcription a, whose product is MNSLGSSSKWPSSDSLTSTSSFLLSESEQTEDEADVFSEGEGDSGIRKSLSGDEGITLSGGYLKFPPHSDQLHSMSKSDQPEHCPDEAKRLNPASFSGAATLGSSSATPGDLAFAQKCADLRRFIGPLLELLHGLNTGRYNRGLSSFQQSVAIDRLQRILGILQKPEMGEKYLQNLLQIEMMLKIWFPRVAFQPMDIQSKTFTPRVRPHWRQNQLHMPVKKRKLSLSENNNSSEVLTKKKHFQHEKHWSCQAATPLDTVSTRLPGSSKKPRAPEDETVEGSRTTEHEFTYSTGTLSRPLYLCSKRENKTRKQSAISLPSSCEIPATQDSSVSSSDIITTTTDSP